In a genomic window of Streptomyces noursei ATCC 11455:
- a CDS encoding TetR/AcrR family transcriptional regulator: MSTRSGKGGGAISGAAPRRTSTPRRTSTRRRLFDAAVTLIAEQGFSATTVEEIADRAGVAKGTVYYNFSSKNVLYEELLRDGVDLLADSLRTAADDTVARGGTRVDALDAMIRAGLDFIAGSPALTQLYVAELWRTNRSWRATLTSVRGRALAVVESVLHDAVRTGELSDELDVPLTASALLGMVLVAALDWQSFQPQRSVEEVHAALSQLVQGRVAT, encoded by the coding sequence GTGAGCACCCGCTCCGGCAAGGGGGGCGGCGCCATCTCCGGCGCCGCCCCCCGCCGTACCTCCACCCCCCGCCGCACCTCCACCCGCCGCCGGCTCTTCGACGCCGCCGTCACGCTCATCGCCGAACAGGGCTTCTCCGCCACCACGGTCGAGGAGATCGCGGACCGCGCCGGCGTCGCCAAGGGCACCGTCTACTACAACTTCAGCAGCAAGAACGTCCTCTACGAGGAGCTCCTGCGGGACGGCGTCGACCTGCTCGCCGACTCCCTGCGCACCGCCGCCGACGACACCGTCGCCCGCGGCGGCACCCGGGTCGACGCGCTCGACGCGATGATCCGCGCCGGCCTGGACTTCATCGCCGGCTCCCCCGCCCTCACCCAGCTCTACGTCGCCGAGCTCTGGCGCACCAACCGCAGCTGGCGCGCCACCCTCACCTCCGTACGGGGCCGCGCCCTGGCGGTCGTCGAGTCGGTGCTGCACGACGCCGTGCGCACCGGGGAGCTCAGCGACGAACTCGACGTCCCGCTCACCGCCTCGGCGCTGCTGGGGATGGTGCTGGTCGCCGCGCTGGACTGGCAGTCGTTCCAGCCGCAGCGGTCCGTCGAGGAGGTGCACGCCGCGCTGTCCCAGCTGGTGCAGGGACGGGTCGCGACGTGA
- a CDS encoding YhgE/Pip domain-containing protein: MRSPRLAALELRRFGRGKLPRLGLVALMLIPLLYGALYLCSFWDPYSRLDKIPVALVNEDQGATSDGKKLTAGADLARNVKDSKTFDWEEVSATDAAKGLEKGDYYLSLTVPKDFSERIASSGGDDPQTGALQVRTNDANNYIVGSISKTVFSEIRAKTSSKSTRAFLDKIFVSFSDLHDETAKAADGAGKVDDGLGTAREKTGELADGLGKLNKGAGDLSNGAGKLDKGAGDLSNGAGKLDKGAGDLSNGAGKLDKGAGDLSNGASQAAAKAKELSQGASQVADGTQQLVDQIGGLAKKDLPYLKQHGQEIADGARFVVKVTEDVDDLLSKLPANSSKAATQTRKNADDAQALYEARCTGGNTDADCARLKGVATGAVAGADLAEKVDNAIAHADFGQLRAKLREVQQGAQMVADQVPDIVKNADGQLAKLNQLNDGAHKVAQGAGQFAGGLGTLANGAGQLADGAGKLHNGAGDLANGAGQLHKGAGDLADGAGQLADGAGQLHNGLGTAHDGAEKLSGGLYKLKDGANQLATGLHNGVAKIPDYDKKDRDTRTDVMADPVKLAAKSMHKAPNYGTGLAPYFIPLSLWVGAMVAFMLLAPLGKRALAAGAPGWRIALGSWLPAFAIGVVQVLALMAVLHWALGLEMERAGATIGFLMLGTACFTALIQLLSAFFGPAGRVLTLVVLMLQLTSAGGTYPVQTSPGFFSWIHPFLPMSYVVDGLRRLITGGDLDVVWQGSIVLAAFTLGALALTALAARSRQVVRMKDLHPELSL; this comes from the coding sequence ATGCGTTCGCCAAGACTGGCCGCGCTTGAGCTCAGGCGCTTCGGCCGGGGGAAGCTCCCCCGGCTGGGCCTCGTCGCCCTGATGCTGATCCCGCTGCTGTACGGAGCGCTCTACCTCTGCTCCTTCTGGGACCCGTACAGCCGCCTGGACAAGATCCCGGTCGCCCTCGTCAACGAGGACCAGGGCGCCACCTCCGACGGCAAGAAGCTGACCGCCGGCGCCGACCTGGCCCGCAACGTCAAGGACAGCAAGACCTTCGACTGGGAGGAGGTCAGCGCCACCGACGCCGCCAAGGGTCTGGAGAAGGGCGACTACTACCTCTCGCTGACCGTCCCCAAGGACTTCAGCGAGCGGATCGCCTCCAGCGGCGGTGACGACCCGCAGACCGGTGCCCTCCAGGTCCGCACCAACGACGCCAACAACTACATCGTCGGCTCGATCTCCAAGACCGTCTTCTCCGAGATCCGCGCCAAGACCTCGTCGAAGTCCACCCGGGCCTTCCTCGACAAGATCTTCGTGTCCTTCTCCGACCTGCACGACGAGACCGCCAAGGCGGCCGACGGCGCCGGCAAGGTCGACGACGGCCTGGGCACCGCCCGCGAGAAGACCGGCGAACTGGCCGACGGGCTCGGCAAGTTGAACAAGGGCGCCGGGGACCTCAGCAACGGCGCGGGCAAGCTCGACAAGGGCGCCGGCGACCTCAGCAACGGCGCCGGCAAGCTCGACAAGGGCGCCGGCGACCTCAGCAACGGCGCCGGCAAGCTCGACAAGGGCGCCGGCGACCTCAGCAACGGCGCCTCTCAGGCCGCCGCAAAGGCCAAGGAGCTCAGCCAGGGCGCGAGCCAGGTCGCGGACGGCACCCAGCAGCTCGTCGACCAGATCGGCGGCCTCGCCAAGAAGGACCTGCCCTACCTCAAGCAGCACGGCCAGGAGATCGCCGACGGCGCGCGGTTCGTCGTCAAGGTGACCGAGGACGTGGACGACCTGCTGTCCAAGCTCCCGGCGAACTCGTCCAAGGCCGCCACCCAGACGCGCAAGAACGCCGACGACGCCCAGGCGCTGTACGAGGCGCGGTGCACCGGTGGGAACACCGACGCCGACTGCGCGCGACTGAAGGGGGTCGCGACCGGCGCCGTCGCCGGGGCCGACCTGGCGGAGAAGGTCGACAACGCCATCGCCCACGCGGACTTCGGCCAGCTGCGCGCCAAGCTGCGCGAGGTCCAGCAGGGCGCCCAGATGGTCGCCGACCAGGTGCCGGACATCGTGAAGAACGCGGACGGCCAGCTCGCCAAGCTCAACCAGCTCAACGACGGCGCCCACAAGGTCGCCCAGGGCGCCGGTCAGTTCGCCGGCGGTCTCGGCACCCTCGCCAACGGTGCCGGCCAGCTCGCCGACGGCGCCGGCAAGCTCCACAACGGCGCCGGCGACCTCGCCAACGGTGCCGGCCAGCTCCACAAGGGCGCCGGCGACCTCGCCGACGGCGCCGGTCAGCTCGCCGACGGTGCCGGCCAGCTGCACAACGGCCTCGGTACCGCCCACGACGGTGCCGAGAAGCTCAGCGGCGGCCTGTACAAGCTCAAGGACGGCGCCAACCAGCTGGCCACCGGGCTGCACAACGGCGTCGCCAAGATCCCCGACTACGACAAGAAGGACCGCGACACCCGTACGGACGTGATGGCCGACCCGGTCAAGCTGGCCGCCAAGTCGATGCACAAGGCGCCCAACTACGGCACCGGACTCGCCCCGTACTTCATCCCGCTCTCCCTCTGGGTCGGCGCGATGGTCGCGTTCATGCTGCTGGCGCCGCTCGGCAAGCGGGCGCTGGCCGCGGGTGCGCCCGGCTGGCGGATCGCGCTCGGCTCCTGGCTGCCGGCCTTCGCCATCGGCGTCGTCCAGGTGCTGGCCCTGATGGCCGTGCTGCACTGGGCACTGGGCCTGGAGATGGAGCGCGCGGGTGCCACCATCGGCTTCCTGATGCTGGGCACCGCCTGCTTCACCGCCCTCATCCAGCTGCTGAGCGCCTTCTTCGGGCCGGCCGGCCGGGTGTTGACGCTGGTCGTCCTGATGCTCCAGCTGACGTCGGCGGGCGGCACCTACCCGGTGCAGACCAGTCCGGGCTTCTTCTCCTGGATCCACCCGTTCCTGCCGATGAGCTACGTCGTCGACGGCCTGCGCCGGCTGATCACCGGCGGTGACCTGGACGTCGTCTGGCAGGGCAGCATCGTGCTCGCCGCGTTCACGCTGGGCGCGCTGGCCCTCACCGCCCTCGCGGCCCGCAGCCGCCAGGTCGTGCGGATGAAGGACCTGCACCCGGAGCTCAGCCTGTGA
- a CDS encoding discoidin domain-containing protein yields the protein MDQTERTPQRAARHDGAERHEPPSAPPDGPPDGPRGARRPRGPLAALLAGTLIAALAPATATAADARPAPDAAPQPSCTADGWAPTATAIDPQDSHHAYVGNGYLGQRVPPNGMGYAAPGGTTGWPLKTPEYDGSFVSGLYAKGPADLQGRQAIAALPTWTTLDVTAGGPHAETFSSATAPGRISHYRQTLSLRCGFVRTSLTWTAADGRATDLVYDVLADRADAHTAAVRLRMTPHWSGESTVTDTLDGRGARRLRPDGPAPGARAERPGTVSVGFRTDGTGTAGAVASTLRAGPGVPDVRPRAGATGSAATAAESLSAHQRLTFPVRRGHSYELTKYVGVDTALTSRGPRAAAETASRRAADRGWSALSARHRAAWQQLWRSDIEVAGQPELRSWVRSAEYGLLAATRPGSTNSIGPTGLTSDNYAGEIFWDAETWMYPGLLATHPDLARSIVDYRYRTRDAARANARRLGYQGLFYSWTSGGSGDLWTECHSWDPPHCKTQNHLMGDISLAAWQYYLATKDTAWLKSRGWPVLSGIADFWASRATRNADGSYSIKNVAGPDEYSNGVDDAVFTNAGAATALRDAARAATLLGEPVPAAWRTVADKLRIPYDGNRKIFEQYAGYKGTTIKQADTVLLMYPLQWPMTRQQAAATLDYYAARTDPDGPAMTDSVHAIDAAALGEPGCATYTYLQRAIRPFVRGPFDEFSEARGAKAGAGDPHAGRPAQDFLTGKGGFLQVFTHGLTGLRMTEDRVRLDPMLPPQLSAGVTLRGLHWQGRTFDVALGAHQTTVRLTAGPALPLATPEGDKLVSRGVPAVLKTRRPDLAATTDVARCATATATSEEPGLYAGAAVDGNATTAWVPDAADGTLTVDLGRTVTVGRITPHWTATRPTSYAVQVSRDGRHWTGTGGAGRSPARYVRVVVHGDTRPAPGGKPAPRPGLSELEVTRATP from the coding sequence ATGGATCAGACGGAGCGGACGCCGCAGCGGGCCGCGCGACACGACGGCGCGGAACGCCACGAGCCACCCAGCGCCCCTCCCGACGGCCCTCCCGACGGCCCGCGCGGCGCCCGCCGCCCGCGCGGGCCGCTCGCCGCCCTGCTCGCCGGCACGCTGATAGCGGCCCTGGCCCCGGCCACCGCGACCGCCGCGGACGCCCGGCCCGCTCCGGACGCCGCCCCGCAGCCCTCCTGCACCGCCGACGGCTGGGCCCCCACCGCCACCGCCATCGACCCCCAGGACAGCCACCACGCCTACGTCGGCAACGGCTACCTCGGCCAGCGGGTCCCGCCCAACGGCATGGGCTACGCAGCCCCCGGCGGCACCACCGGCTGGCCCCTGAAGACCCCCGAGTACGACGGCTCCTTCGTCTCCGGCCTCTACGCCAAGGGCCCGGCCGACCTCCAGGGCCGCCAGGCGATAGCCGCCCTCCCCACCTGGACCACCCTCGACGTCACCGCCGGTGGCCCGCACGCCGAGACGTTCTCCTCGGCCACCGCCCCGGGCCGGATCAGCCACTACCGGCAGACCCTCTCGCTGCGCTGCGGCTTCGTCCGCACCTCGCTGACCTGGACCGCCGCCGACGGCCGGGCCACCGACCTGGTCTACGACGTGCTCGCCGACCGGGCCGACGCGCACACCGCCGCGGTCCGCCTGCGGATGACGCCCCACTGGAGCGGCGAGAGCACCGTCACCGACACCCTCGACGGCCGCGGCGCCCGTCGGCTGCGCCCCGACGGCCCGGCCCCCGGTGCCCGCGCCGAGCGACCCGGCACGGTCTCCGTCGGCTTCCGCACCGACGGCACCGGGACCGCGGGCGCCGTCGCCTCCACCCTGCGCGCCGGGCCAGGCGTCCCCGACGTCCGGCCGCGCGCCGGGGCCACCGGCTCCGCCGCCACCGCCGCCGAGTCCCTCAGCGCCCACCAGCGGCTGACCTTCCCGGTCCGCCGCGGCCACTCCTACGAGCTGACCAAGTACGTCGGCGTGGACACCGCGCTCACCTCCCGCGGCCCCCGCGCCGCCGCCGAGACCGCCTCCCGCCGGGCCGCCGACCGCGGCTGGTCCGCGCTGTCCGCCCGGCACCGCGCCGCCTGGCAGCAGCTGTGGCGCAGCGACATCGAGGTGGCCGGGCAGCCCGAGCTCCGGTCCTGGGTCCGCTCCGCGGAGTACGGACTGCTGGCCGCGACCCGCCCCGGCAGCACCAACAGCATCGGCCCCACCGGCCTGACCAGCGACAACTACGCCGGCGAGATCTTCTGGGACGCCGAGACCTGGATGTACCCGGGGCTGCTGGCCACCCACCCCGACCTCGCCCGGTCGATCGTCGACTACCGCTACCGCACCCGGGACGCCGCCCGCGCCAACGCCCGCCGCCTCGGCTACCAGGGGCTCTTCTACTCCTGGACCAGCGGCGGCAGCGGCGACCTGTGGACCGAGTGCCACAGCTGGGACCCGCCGCACTGCAAGACCCAGAACCACCTCATGGGCGACATCTCGCTGGCCGCCTGGCAGTACTACCTCGCCACCAAGGACACCGCCTGGCTGAAGTCCCGCGGCTGGCCCGTCCTGTCGGGCATCGCCGACTTCTGGGCCTCCCGCGCCACCCGCAACGCCGACGGCAGCTACTCGATCAAGAACGTGGCCGGCCCGGACGAGTACAGCAACGGCGTCGACGACGCGGTCTTCACCAACGCCGGCGCCGCCACCGCCCTGCGCGACGCCGCCCGCGCCGCCACCCTCCTGGGCGAACCGGTCCCCGCGGCCTGGCGGACCGTCGCCGACAAGCTGCGGATCCCCTACGACGGCAACCGCAAGATCTTCGAGCAGTACGCCGGGTACAAGGGGACGACCATCAAGCAGGCCGACACGGTGCTGCTGATGTACCCCCTGCAGTGGCCGATGACCCGGCAGCAGGCCGCCGCCACCCTCGACTACTACGCGGCCCGCACCGACCCCGACGGCCCGGCCATGACCGACTCGGTGCACGCCATCGACGCCGCCGCCCTGGGCGAACCCGGCTGCGCCACGTACACCTACCTCCAGCGCGCCATCAGGCCGTTCGTCCGCGGGCCGTTCGACGAGTTCTCCGAGGCCCGCGGCGCGAAGGCCGGCGCCGGCGACCCGCACGCCGGCCGCCCCGCCCAGGACTTCCTCACCGGCAAGGGCGGCTTCCTCCAGGTCTTCACGCACGGCCTGACCGGCCTGCGGATGACCGAGGACCGGGTCCGCCTGGACCCGATGCTGCCGCCGCAGCTGTCCGCCGGCGTCACCCTGCGCGGCCTGCACTGGCAGGGCCGCACCTTCGACGTCGCGCTCGGCGCCCACCAGACCACGGTCCGGCTCACCGCCGGCCCCGCCCTGCCGCTCGCCACCCCCGAGGGCGACAAGCTGGTCAGCCGCGGCGTGCCGGCCGTCCTCAAGACCCGCCGCCCCGACCTCGCCGCGACCACCGACGTCGCCCGGTGCGCCACCGCCACCGCCACCTCCGAGGAGCCCGGCCTGTACGCCGGCGCCGCGGTCGACGGCAACGCCACCACCGCCTGGGTCCCCGACGCCGCCGACGGCACCCTCACCGTCGACCTCGGCCGCACCGTCACGGTCGGCCGGATCACCCCGCACTGGACCGCCACCCGCCCGACGTCCTACGCCGTCCAGGTCTCCCGGGACGGCCGGCACTGGACCGGCACCGGCGGCGCGGGCCGCAGCCCCGCCCGCTACGTCCGCGTCGTGGTCCACGGTGACACCCGGCCCGCCCCCGGCGGCAAGCCCGCCCCCCGTCCGGGCCTCAGTGAGCTGGAGGTCACCAGGGCGACGCCCTGA
- a CDS encoding ATP-binding cassette domain-containing protein has translation METTRQGAAVNARGIGVKGPRGWAFRGVEIAADPGSLIAVEGPSGSGRTCLLLALTGRMRITEGHATVAGLPLPKRMGTIRGRTAIAHVPGIADLEPALTVAEHLQEQALLGHGTPLWGRRRKEATRARVDAALATAGLDPDTLPKGLRTCVRDLERLEALRLSVALAVMHQPLLLAVDDLDLKLSTDERAAAWQMLRDVALTGTTVAAVASDAPADALIVSTAAPATTPHTRQPETHEEEAAHAFAKTGRA, from the coding sequence GTGGAGACCACCCGCCAGGGGGCGGCCGTCAACGCCCGGGGAATCGGAGTGAAGGGCCCACGTGGGTGGGCCTTCAGAGGCGTCGAGATCGCCGCGGACCCGGGGTCGCTGATCGCGGTGGAGGGCCCGTCGGGCTCCGGCCGCACCTGCCTGCTGCTCGCGCTCACCGGACGGATGCGGATCACCGAGGGCCACGCCACGGTCGCCGGCCTCCCGCTGCCCAAGCGGATGGGAACGATCCGCGGTCGCACCGCGATCGCGCACGTGCCCGGCATCGCCGACCTCGAACCGGCCCTCACCGTCGCCGAGCACCTCCAGGAGCAGGCCCTGTTGGGCCACGGCACCCCGCTGTGGGGCCGCCGCCGCAAGGAGGCCACCCGGGCCCGGGTCGACGCCGCGCTGGCGACCGCCGGACTCGACCCGGACACCCTGCCCAAGGGGCTGCGGACCTGCGTCCGCGACCTGGAGCGGCTGGAGGCGCTGCGACTGTCGGTGGCGCTCGCGGTGATGCACCAGCCGCTCCTGCTGGCCGTCGACGACCTCGACCTCAAACTGTCGACCGACGAGCGGGCCGCGGCCTGGCAGATGCTGCGGGACGTGGCGCTGACCGGCACCACCGTGGCCGCGGTCGCCTCCGACGCCCCGGCGGACGCGCTGATCGTCTCCACCGCCGCGCCCGCCACCACCCCCCACACCCGCCAGCCCGAAACCCACGAGGAGGAAGCGGCGCATGCGTTCGCCAAGACTGGCCGCGCTTGA
- a CDS encoding WXG100 family type VII secretion target — MAGDGLQADIPSLKTGGSSFTDIGERYQSAVDSLKNGLTGLEGTGTPPWGDDDIGSKFGVVYEGLRDGMYESMGHLAAKLQEIGGALNTMADNHDGNEDFTNSLMQQHVANAEAESQMISNFKGPNV; from the coding sequence ATGGCCGGCGATGGATTGCAGGCGGACATCCCGTCACTCAAGACGGGTGGCAGCAGCTTCACCGACATCGGCGAGCGCTACCAGTCCGCGGTCGACAGCCTCAAGAACGGCCTGACCGGCCTGGAGGGGACCGGCACCCCGCCCTGGGGCGACGACGACATCGGCTCCAAGTTCGGCGTCGTCTACGAGGGCCTGCGCGACGGCATGTACGAGTCGATGGGTCATCTCGCCGCCAAGCTCCAGGAGATCGGCGGCGCGCTCAACACCATGGCCGACAACCACGACGGCAACGAGGACTTCACCAACTCCTTGATGCAGCAGCACGTGGCCAACGCCGAGGCCGAGAGCCAGATGATCAGCAACTTCAAGGGACCCAACGTCTAG